The following proteins come from a genomic window of Acinetobacter baumannii:
- a CDS encoding hybrid sensor histidine kinase/response regulator produces MNSWLIIGVLTLYIALLFVCAFFGEKHASRLSTRGRMFLFSLTLGVYCSSWTFYGATGAAVREGVIFLPIYLGPLLFVWFGYDIWRRLGRVRQHHAISSIADFVAARYGKSGVLASLVTILAVIAIIPYLALQLRAIALSTSVIMEQSSHIHTTTNSVLLLTSVLAILAMIFGTRQIANTEQHGGLMLAVAFESFVKLFALLCVALFFIFESPANLSQMTSDVNQTFQEVQLFGVPETFWIQTLLAGLAIICLPRQFHVAVVELRDEKHIRGARKWFAVYLILTILAIIPIASWALHAAPKFLTVPDVAVLSLPLSYNQEWLALLAFLGGFSASTGMLLVSSVALSIMLSNDLIMPALWRFKLLSRHDKHLPKVLKFSRRISIVAVMLLGFLFFHFFNDINQLSVFGLLAFSAVAQFAPALIGGLYWRGGSRQGVYAGLIIGFLMWSYTLLFPTILRSLPEAYQETAQSILLFGPFGINALRPESLFGFESFAPLTHGVIWSLGLNIVLYIWISKIYRPSVAEQIQAESFFYYETKPLPSPHTSTDLTYLPHDAARLKVGDLFALAKRITGEQPTTQAFENFCEQNHLTLNPNSIANGMWWRFTEQYLAGIIGAASARTLLTTAMINNGLALGQVANILDQASQWQRFNQNLLMTMIDHMTQGVSVVDKNMCLVAWNNQYLKLFGYPKDLVYVGCPIADLIRYNAERGECGPGSVEEHVRKRLHWMKVGSAHEFERIRKDGRVIQMRGNPIAGGGFVTTFADITAFRANEAVLEARVKDRTQQLADALTEQQLAREQADMANMSKSRFIAAASHDLLQPMHAARLFSTVLEQSISTEEDRQTLQQLDRALYGAESMLSALLDIARLEGGTIQPKRQPYPLHDLLSDLELQFKSIAAQRNISLKVHDVSFWIDTDPQWIRRIIQNFVSNALRYTAKGRVVVGVLRSAQQSGHIRIGVWDTGPGIAEEQRIKLFQEFERCGHLSPWGEQGLGLGLAIVQRMTGLLNYPVHVYSELGKGSCFMIEVPIVEPPKVATPAVQAVPLKTKAYRILCLDNDETILEGMSSLLGRWGYQVFKATEPEQALEIIQKENIQVWLIDQHLNHNQLGVDFITQNRQEDVPVALITADSHPELPQQLKELNIVLLKKPLKPASLRAWLSGLKIASTTD; encoded by the coding sequence ATGAACAGCTGGCTGATTATTGGGGTGCTCACTCTTTATATTGCGCTTTTATTTGTCTGTGCTTTTTTTGGTGAGAAGCATGCCAGTCGTCTTAGCACGCGTGGCCGTATGTTTTTATTTAGCTTAACTTTAGGTGTCTATTGTTCCTCTTGGACATTCTATGGCGCAACTGGGGCTGCCGTACGTGAAGGTGTCATCTTTTTACCTATTTATTTAGGTCCACTGTTATTTGTCTGGTTTGGTTATGACATCTGGCGGCGTCTAGGTCGAGTTCGTCAGCATCATGCGATTTCGTCAATCGCTGACTTTGTCGCGGCACGCTATGGTAAAAGTGGTGTACTCGCATCGTTGGTGACTATTCTTGCAGTTATTGCGATTATCCCCTACCTCGCGTTACAGCTGCGTGCGATTGCGTTAAGTACCTCGGTCATTATGGAGCAAAGCTCGCATATTCATACGACGACCAACAGTGTGTTATTGCTCACCAGTGTGCTTGCAATTTTGGCCATGATTTTTGGTACACGGCAGATTGCAAACACTGAGCAGCATGGTGGCCTCATGCTTGCGGTTGCATTTGAATCATTTGTGAAGTTATTTGCCTTACTTTGTGTCGCTTTATTTTTTATTTTTGAATCACCGGCCAACTTGAGCCAAATGACCTCTGATGTAAACCAGACTTTTCAGGAAGTTCAGCTCTTTGGTGTACCCGAAACTTTCTGGATTCAAACATTATTGGCAGGTTTAGCCATTATTTGCTTACCACGTCAGTTCCACGTGGCTGTGGTCGAACTCCGCGATGAGAAGCATATTCGCGGTGCTCGTAAATGGTTCGCGGTTTATCTCATTTTAACTATTCTTGCCATTATTCCGATTGCAAGCTGGGCTTTACATGCCGCACCGAAGTTTCTGACTGTGCCTGATGTGGCTGTGCTGTCATTGCCTTTAAGTTATAACCAAGAGTGGCTGGCATTACTGGCCTTTTTAGGCGGGTTCTCTGCATCAACAGGTATGTTACTGGTGTCATCAGTAGCATTGTCTATTATGCTCAGTAACGACTTGATTATGCCTGCTCTATGGCGATTTAAGTTGCTGTCACGTCACGATAAGCATTTACCTAAAGTTCTTAAATTTAGCCGCCGTATCAGTATTGTTGCGGTGATGCTGCTTGGCTTTTTATTCTTCCATTTCTTTAATGACATTAACCAACTTTCAGTTTTCGGCTTATTGGCTTTTAGTGCTGTAGCACAGTTTGCACCTGCACTGATTGGTGGTTTGTATTGGCGTGGCGGAAGCCGTCAAGGCGTCTATGCAGGACTTATTATTGGATTTTTAATGTGGAGTTATACATTATTATTTCCAACTATTTTGCGTAGCTTGCCTGAAGCCTATCAGGAAACGGCTCAAAGTATTTTACTTTTCGGTCCTTTCGGCATTAATGCCCTACGCCCGGAATCTTTATTTGGTTTTGAGTCATTTGCACCTTTAACTCACGGTGTTATTTGGTCACTCGGTTTAAATATTGTTTTATATATCTGGATTTCAAAAATTTATCGGCCAAGCGTCGCTGAGCAAATTCAGGCAGAAAGCTTCTTTTATTATGAAACAAAGCCTTTACCATCACCGCACACCTCTACTGATTTAACCTATCTTCCTCATGATGCGGCCCGCTTAAAAGTGGGTGATTTATTTGCCCTAGCCAAAAGAATTACGGGTGAGCAACCCACTACGCAAGCGTTCGAAAATTTTTGTGAGCAAAATCACCTCACCCTCAACCCAAATAGTATTGCCAATGGCATGTGGTGGCGTTTTACCGAGCAATATCTGGCCGGTATTATCGGTGCCGCTTCTGCACGTACGTTGCTCACAACAGCAATGATTAATAACGGCCTCGCTTTAGGACAAGTGGCTAATATTTTAGACCAAGCATCGCAGTGGCAACGTTTTAATCAGAACCTTCTTATGACCATGATTGACCACATGACCCAAGGGGTAAGCGTGGTTGATAAAAATATGTGTTTGGTCGCATGGAACAACCAATATTTAAAACTGTTTGGTTACCCAAAAGACCTCGTTTATGTAGGCTGCCCAATTGCCGACCTCATCCGTTATAACGCCGAACGCGGTGAATGTGGCCCCGGTTCAGTTGAAGAACATGTGCGTAAACGTCTTCACTGGATGAAAGTGGGAAGTGCTCACGAATTTGAACGTATTCGTAAAGATGGCCGTGTAATTCAAATGCGAGGAAATCCGATTGCAGGTGGAGGCTTTGTAACGACATTTGCAGATATTACGGCCTTCCGTGCGAACGAAGCCGTGCTTGAAGCCCGCGTAAAAGATAGAACACAACAGCTTGCCGATGCCTTAACTGAACAACAGCTTGCACGTGAACAAGCTGATATGGCCAATATGTCAAAAAGTCGATTTATTGCCGCGGCAAGTCACGATCTATTACAGCCTATGCATGCTGCTCGTCTGTTTAGTACTGTTCTTGAGCAAAGTATTTCGACCGAAGAAGACCGCCAGACCCTACAACAGCTTGACCGAGCACTCTATGGTGCAGAAAGTATGCTCTCTGCCCTACTCGATATTGCACGTTTGGAAGGCGGTACCATACAGCCAAAAAGACAACCTTATCCGTTGCATGATTTGCTCAGTGATCTTGAGTTGCAGTTTAAATCGATCGCTGCTCAGCGAAATATCTCACTGAAAGTCCACGATGTGTCTTTCTGGATCGATACCGACCCGCAGTGGATTCGTCGTATTATTCAGAACTTTGTCAGTAATGCTTTGCGTTATACCGCTAAAGGTCGAGTTGTGGTAGGTGTACTCCGCTCTGCGCAGCAGTCTGGACATATTCGAATTGGGGTTTGGGATACTGGACCAGGTATTGCCGAAGAACAACGGATTAAGCTATTCCAAGAGTTTGAGCGCTGTGGGCATTTATCACCTTGGGGTGAACAAGGTTTAGGGCTAGGACTTGCCATCGTACAACGTATGACAGGTTTGCTAAATTACCCTGTTCATGTTTACTCAGAGTTGGGCAAAGGCTCATGCTTTATGATTGAAGTACCTATTGTCGAGCCACCAAAAGTTGCAACACCAGCTGTACAAGCCGTACCTTTAAAAACTAAAGCCTACCGTATTTTGTGCCTAGACAATGATGAAACTATTCTTGAAGGAATGAGTAGTTTATTAGGAAGATGGGGTTATCAAGTTTTCAAAGCGACTGAGCCTGAACAGGCACTAGAAATTATTCAAAAAGAGAATATTCAGGTTTGGCTCATTGACCAGCATTTAAACCACAATCAACTTGGGGTTGATTTTATTACTCAAAATCGTCAAGAAGATGTTCCTGTTGCCTTAATTACAGCGGACTCGCACCCTGAATTACCGCAGCAATTAAAAGAACTGAATATTGTTTTACTCAAAAAGCCATTAAAACCAGCTTCATTAAGAGCATGGTTATCTGGGCTTAAAATTGCCAGCACGACAGACTAA
- the msuE gene encoding FMN reductase gives MTGIASSKPLNIVAVSGGLNTPSKTESLVQAILDELSEAIDIKVQFIKLSEIGPLLGGAFYRNQLPQRVQDDLAAVEAADALIVGTPVYRASFTGLFKHFFDFVEQTALVDVPVLLAASGGSDRHALVLEHQLRPLFSFFQAQTLPIGVYATDRDFTPEYTVKSEQLSDRITLAVARALPILEWAPAKGKRAEVVKPKSQQANQELGINKQIEQEEVLPSAAVPNLDAAESRLHHKSGKSLTHVA, from the coding sequence ATGACTGGTATCGCATCATCAAAACCCTTAAATATTGTTGCTGTTTCTGGTGGTTTGAATACGCCATCTAAAACCGAAAGTCTGGTTCAGGCCATTCTTGATGAGTTATCTGAAGCAATTGATATTAAAGTTCAATTTATTAAATTGAGTGAAATCGGGCCCTTATTAGGCGGCGCATTTTATCGCAACCAGCTTCCACAGCGCGTACAAGATGACCTTGCAGCGGTTGAAGCAGCAGATGCCTTAATTGTTGGTACGCCTGTTTACCGTGCTTCTTTTACAGGTCTTTTTAAACACTTTTTTGACTTCGTTGAACAAACTGCATTAGTAGATGTACCTGTACTTTTAGCTGCATCAGGTGGTAGTGATCGTCATGCACTCGTACTAGAGCATCAGCTTCGCCCATTGTTTAGCTTCTTTCAGGCGCAAACTTTACCAATTGGCGTATACGCAACAGATCGCGACTTTACTCCTGAATATACGGTGAAAAGTGAACAGTTATCTGACCGTATTACGCTAGCAGTAGCACGCGCATTGCCAATTTTAGAATGGGCACCAGCGAAAGGTAAACGTGCTGAAGTGGTTAAACCTAAATCTCAGCAAGCAAATCAAGAGCTTGGTATTAACAAGCAAATTGAGCAAGAAGAAGTATTGCCTTCAGCAGCTGTACCAAATCTCGATGCAGCAGAATCTCGTTTGCATCATAAGTCCGGTAAATCATTAACGCATGTTGCCTAA
- a CDS encoding response regulator — MNILIVDDHPLFRHALIQAVRYSLPQAQIHETASVDEFYERLENGAEPDLVLLDLNLPGASGFSALVYVRAQYPSIPIIVVSAHEEASIIQRAIAHGAMGYIPKSAHPSHIGEAIRQVLDGEIWLPPNLPSNINLDPRAADETALAERIQSLTPQQFRVLMMVAEGLLNKQIAYELDVSEATIKAHVTAIFRKLGVQNRTQAVLAISALNIEDKKI, encoded by the coding sequence ATGAATATTTTAATCGTTGATGATCATCCTTTGTTTCGTCATGCTTTGATTCAAGCAGTACGTTATAGCCTGCCGCAGGCACAAATTCATGAAACAGCTTCGGTTGATGAGTTTTATGAGCGTTTGGAAAATGGGGCAGAACCTGATCTGGTATTACTTGATTTAAACTTACCGGGTGCTTCAGGCTTTTCGGCTCTGGTCTATGTAAGAGCACAATATCCATCTATTCCTATTATTGTGGTTTCTGCACACGAAGAAGCGTCAATTATTCAACGTGCAATTGCGCATGGTGCAATGGGTTATATTCCTAAATCGGCTCATCCAAGTCATATTGGCGAAGCAATCCGTCAAGTGTTAGATGGGGAAATCTGGTTACCGCCAAACTTGCCATCAAATATTAATCTTGACCCGAGAGCGGCAGATGAAACTGCTTTGGCTGAACGTATTCAGTCGTTAACGCCTCAGCAATTCCGAGTTTTGATGATGGTTGCAGAAGGTTTATTAAATAAACAAATCGCTTATGAACTCGATGTTTCAGAGGCTACCATTAAAGCGCATGTAACCGCTATTTTTAGAAAACTAGGCGTACAAAATCGTACACAGGCTGTATTGGCAATTAGTGCATTAAATATTGAAGATAAAAAAATCTAA